In Topomyia yanbarensis strain Yona2022 chromosome 2, ASM3024719v1, whole genome shotgun sequence, one DNA window encodes the following:
- the LOC131680149 gene encoding uncharacterized protein LOC131680149: MSAERKAPNGKFHTTRSPNPALQKPKYLSMIVEAIITNRPDALTKRDKGLSVQAVKTIISSKYLISEDVVRKNMKTALVRALNKTILKKSSGIGLSGSLKLHKNFITALKTDDTTADTAAITRTITRYLKNLPVVDDKGEPKSGRSGNRENTPKIKSRDGKTVLGKKRAIEKPSNESRAKKAKK, from the exons ATGTCTGCAGAAAGAAAAG CTCCTAACGGGAAGTTTCACACAACAAGAAGCCCTAATCCGGCATTGCAGAAGCCGAAATACTTATCGATGATTGTTGAGGCTATAATTACAAACAGGCCAGACGCTCTTACAAAGCGTGATAAAGGGTTATCAGTGCAAGCCGTAAAAACAATTATCAGTTCGAAATATTTGATTTCTGAAGACGTTGTTCGTAAAAACATGAAAACTGCTCTTGTCCGCGCATTAAACAagaccattttgaaaaaatcttcagGAATTGGATTGTCCGGGTCGCTGAAATTACACAAAAATTTTATTACAGCTCTAAAAACTGATGATACTACAGCAGATACCGCCGCGATCACCAGAACTATTACGAGATACCTGAAGAATTTACCAGTTGTAGATGATAAAGGGGAACCGAAAAGTGGAAGGTCTGGAAACAGGGAGAATACACCGAAGATTAAGTCGCGTGATGGTAAAACGGTACTTGGAAAGAAAAGAGCGAT